DNA sequence from the Candidatus Limnocylindrales bacterium genome:
GCGGAAATCGCTGCCTCAGCCGCCGCACGCTGGCTGCCAGGTGGGCCGAGGCGACCTCGACCGGCACGAAGGCGACGGGATCCTCGAGCGCGGCCAGGAGCTGCTCGGCCTTCTCGCCGCTGCCGCTGCCGGGCTCGATCATGCACGCGCGCGCGCCGACGGCGGCGGCCATCTCGCCCACGTGAGCATTCATGATCGAGCGCTCGGTGCGCGTCAGGTAGTACTCGGGAAGCCGCGTGATCTCTTCGAACAGCGCCGACCCGCGCGCATCGTAGAAATACTTCGGCGGCAGGCGCTTGTTGCGCGCCCTCAAGCCGCGCAGCAGCTCGGCCAGCAGCGGATCGCCGGCGAAGACGGCAGCGGCGGCGGGCTTCTGCAGGAGCGTCGTCTGTTGCATCAACAATCCTTCGCCAGTCGCAGTCCGGTGAACTGCCAGCGGCTGTGCGGGTGGAAGAAGTTGCGGTAGGTCGCGCGCGCGTGCCCCGCAGGCGTCACGCACGAGGAGCCGCGCAACACCATCTGATTGGCCATGAACTTGCCGTTGTACTCGCCGAGGCTGCCGCCCGCCGGCCGAAAGCCCGGGTAGGGCAGATAGGCCGACGCCGTCCACTGCCAGCACGCGCCGTAGGCCTCCCGCAGGCCGCTGCGGTCGTCCGCGCGTGGATGAAGATCGAAGCAGTGCCGTACCGGCAGCACCGCCGCCACCGCCTCCCATTCGGCCTCGGTCGGCAGGCGCAGGCCCGCCCAGCGCGCGTAGGCATCGGCTTCGTAGAAGGACAGATGCGCGGCGGGCCCGTGCTCGTCGATCGTTCGCGTGCCGGCCAGCGTGAACTGATGCCGCAGGTCCTCGTGCCAGTAGAGCGGGCGCTGCCATCCCTGCCGCTGGACCGTGGCCCATCCGTCCGAGAGCCACAGCTCGGCGCGACGATATCCCCCATCCGTAAGGAATGCGCGCAGCTCGGCATTGGTGACCAGGCGATTGGCGACCGCGTACGGCGTCAGGTGCACCTTGTGCCGCGGCGCCTCGTTGTCGAACGCGAATCCATCGCCGTCATGGCCGATCTCGACCAGGCCTTGGGGTCCGGGGATCCATTCGAGAACCCTCGGCCTGGCTGGCGGCTCCTCCTGCGCAAGCGCGTACGCCGGCGCCATCGGATTGCACGAAAGCAGATGCTTGATGTCGGTCAGCAGCAGCTCCTGATGCTGCTCCTCGTGAGCCAGCCCGAGCTCCACGCGCGCCGCCAGCTCGCGGTCGCCGGCACGCTGCGAGAGCAGCTCCTCCATTCCCTCGTCGACGCGGGCGCGATAGCGGAGCACCTCGCCCAGCGTCGGACGCGTCAGCATGCCGCGCCGCTCGCGTGGGTACTGCGCGCCGACGGTCTCGTAGTAGGAGTTGAACAATACCGCGTAGGCCGGGTCGCCGCGGTGGCCGGCCACGTCCGCCGCGAGCACGAACGTCTCGAAGAACCACGTCGTATGAGCCAGATGCCATTTGGCCGGGCTGGCCTCGGGCATGCTTTGCACGACCGCGTCTTCGGCCGAGAGCGGAGCGATGAGCTCGAGGCTGCGGGCGCGCACGGCCGCGTACGCAGTCTGGAGCGCATGCTCGGTAGAGCGCATCTCCATGAACGTCTCCTCGCGGGCGGCACGGACCGCCGACCGGCCCGGCGCCGTTCCGCCCGATCAATGCTGTCCCCTACACGCGCAGGAAAGGCGAGCGCACCGCCGAAAGTGGACGCCGGATGAGAGTTGCGCGCGGGGCTGCATGCTAACGTCGGCGGAAATTGACCCGCAAGGAGGACGACATGCCTACCAAAACCGACGCCATCTCGTTGCTGAAGGCCGATCACGAGAAAGTGCGTGGGCTGCTGTCGCAGCTCGAGAAGTCGACCGATCGTGCCGCCTCCCGGCGCGAAACCCTACTGGCGCAGCTCGAAACGGAGATCCTCATCCACACCACCATCGAGGAGGAGATCTTCTATCCGGCATACCGCGAGGCGGTATCGAAGAAGGAAGACCGCAAGCTGTATCAGGAGGCAATCGAGGAGCACCACGTCGTGGACCTGGTGCTGCCGGAGGTCAAGGAGGCGGACCCCGCCTCCGAGATCTTCTCGGCCAAGGCCAAGGTGCTCAAGGAGCTGATCGAGCACCACGCCGAGGAAGAGGAGAAGGAGATGTTCAAGCGCGCCCGCAAGGCTTTCGAAACCGAAGAGCTCAAGGAACTCGGCGAGCGGATGATGGCGCGCAAGGAAGAGCTGATGGAGCAGATGCAGGCCGAGGGCGGCGGCGCCAAGGCGCGCAAGTCGCGCTCGAGCGGCCGCGGCAAGCGCTCCAGCGAGGCCATGGCCAACGGGCACGACCGTGCTGCCCCGCCGCGCCAGGGAGGCCGCAGCGAGTCGCGCCACCAGACTGCGCACTGACCCCGGCGCCGACGGCGCGACGCGCGCGTCGTCGACGCCGGCATCTGCGCCGCGCGCGATTGCTCTCCAGGTGCTGCGGAGAAAGCGGCCGACCTCTCGGCGGTCGCTCGCTCCGCAGCGCGCCGGCGCTTCTAGGCTCCTCTCGCGAAGCAGACGACGCTGATGGCGACCGCGGACGAGCGCGTGCTCGGATTGCGATAGCCGTGCTTCTGGTCGCCCCGGAACACGAGCACGTCGCCTGGCGTAAGCTTCCAGCGCTCGCCGCCCGCGCTCAGCTCCACCTGTCCGCTTTCACACGTCAGGTACTCGCGCGTCCCCGGCGTGTGCGGAACTCCGGTGACCATGGCGCCAGGCGACAGTTCCATGCGTGAGACCTCCAGGCCCGCGATGGCCTCCGGCACGAGCGGCCGCAGCCTCGCGCCCTGGCGCCGGCGCTCGGGCACCTCGGCAGCGCGATAAAGGCGGCACGCCGTTCGCGGCGGGCCGATGAGCTCCTCGATGGCGACCTTGACGGCGGCGGCCACGCGAGTCAGCACGACCAGCGTCGGGTTGGCGCCGCCGCTTTCGAGGCTCGCCCACGTCGCTCGCGGGACGCCGGCCAGGCGCGCGGCCTGTTCCTGCGAAAGTCCGCGCATCGCGCGCAGCCGCCGAAGATTGGCGCCGAGGTTGGATCGGGGGTCGTCTTGCATGGCCGGCGCGTAGCAGGCCGCCTCGACCCTGTCGATGCGGGGCAGTGCCGGGCGCCGGAGCACTCCGTCGGCAGCATCCGCCGGATCCCGGAGGCAACCGCCAACGGTCGACTCGATGGAAGCCTGCCAGCATATCGTCAGGATCGTTGCGACGCTGGCAGGAAAGGCTCATCGTCCCGGCGGCGCGTGAGGCGCCACGAGGAGGAGAGCCATGATCGAGATTGCGGGCGTCTATGAAATCGCCGTCAAGGTGGCGGACCTGGAGAGGTCAGCAGCATTCTACTGCGACGTGCTGGGGCTGGGCGTGGGCCTGCGCGACGATTCGCGCCGCTGGCTGTTCCTGCGCGCCGGCGGCGCCGCAGGCATGGTCGTTCTTCAGGAGGACCGCGGGAGCTGGCCGCAGCAGCATTTCGCCTTCACCGTCACCGCCGATGCGCTCGAGCGCGCGGCGGCCGAGCTGCAAGGGCGCGGCATCGTGGTGGACGGGCCGATGACGCACGACTGGATCCCGGCTCGATCGCTCTACTTCGCCGATCCCGACGGGCATGACGTGGAGCTGCTGGCGCCGGGGACTGCGCCGTAGCTGCGTTGCGCGCCCGAGCGGCGGCCGGGCGCTCGGTGCGGCAGTCGGAATCAGTTGGTGGTGCGCTCGGAACCGGTGA
Encoded proteins:
- a CDS encoding XRE family transcriptional regulator, coding for MQDDPRSNLGANLRRLRAMRGLSQEQAARLAGVPRATWASLESGGANPTLVVLTRVAAAVKVAIEELIGPPRTACRLYRAAEVPERRRQGARLRPLVPEAIAGLEVSRMELSPGAMVTGVPHTPGTREYLTCESGQVELSAGGERWKLTPGDVLVFRGDQKHGYRNPSTRSSAVAISVVCFARGA
- a CDS encoding VOC family protein; its protein translation is MIEIAGVYEIAVKVADLERSAAFYCDVLGLGVGLRDDSRRWLFLRAGGAAGMVVLQEDRGSWPQQHFAFTVTADALERAAAELQGRGIVVDGPMTHDWIPARSLYFADPDGHDVELLAPGTAP
- the egtB gene encoding ergothioneine biosynthesis protein EgtB, with the protein product MEMRSTEHALQTAYAAVRARSLELIAPLSAEDAVVQSMPEASPAKWHLAHTTWFFETFVLAADVAGHRGDPAYAVLFNSYYETVGAQYPRERRGMLTRPTLGEVLRYRARVDEGMEELLSQRAGDRELAARVELGLAHEEQHQELLLTDIKHLLSCNPMAPAYALAQEEPPARPRVLEWIPGPQGLVEIGHDGDGFAFDNEAPRHKVHLTPYAVANRLVTNAELRAFLTDGGYRRAELWLSDGWATVQRQGWQRPLYWHEDLRHQFTLAGTRTIDEHGPAAHLSFYEADAYARWAGLRLPTEAEWEAVAAVLPVRHCFDLHPRADDRSGLREAYGACWQWTASAYLPYPGFRPAGGSLGEYNGKFMANQMVLRGSSCVTPAGHARATYRNFFHPHSRWQFTGLRLAKDC
- a CDS encoding hemerythrin domain-containing protein, which encodes MPTKTDAISLLKADHEKVRGLLSQLEKSTDRAASRRETLLAQLETEILIHTTIEEEIFYPAYREAVSKKEDRKLYQEAIEEHHVVDLVLPEVKEADPASEIFSAKAKVLKELIEHHAEEEEKEMFKRARKAFETEELKELGERMMARKEELMEQMQAEGGGAKARKSRSSGRGKRSSEAMANGHDRAAPPRQGGRSESRHQTAH